In Bacteroidales bacterium, the sequence AATGCATCTATCCCAAAAATCATCGCCGGCGAAAGATCCTGATCCCCGGTGATGTATCCTGTCTGCCAACTAACACCACCAACCTCAGAGCGGGCAAACATCGGAGCATAACCACCGCCACTGACATCTTTAGCGCCTACCCACAAATCATTTGCATTCAACGTGTGAATATGACTGATTTCATAAAGCTCAGGAAATCCGGGATCCTGAATGACCCATTGACCGTAAATGACCGCAGGAGTGATTAACACCCCTAAAAGCAGAATTCTTAAGGTTTTCATAATGAGTTTAATTAATTGAAAATATGTTACTTAAAGTAATTTCAATGAGTTTTTTAGTTGAGGTAAAGGTAAATAAAACGTGGGGAATAAGTGTTTGAAAATCAATATTTTTACAAAATATTTGTTTATGCCTTAATTAATTGTTTATCAATATTTTATACATGTATATTTCTCCATATATTGTTTTACAATTAAATAAAAAACCCCGGGCCATCTTTCGAAAAACCCGCGGGTAAAACCTAACCTGGATAAACCAGAAATTACAAATGCAATAAACAAATCTCAAATAAATCCAATGTACAAAGGATCAAAAATCCAAACAATGAAAACTACCTTTCCTATGTGAGGCAGGCAGGAATGAATGTGTAGCCGTTTGATATTTGATTTTTTTTATTTCGTATTCCTGCCTGGCGGCAGACAGGTATTTGTCTTTTGATATTTGCCATTTGAAAATTCTGCCAAAAAAGCAAGAAAATAAGAAATAAGACCCTATACCAAACCTTTTACCATCATCGCCAGCCAGATACCGATTTCAGGCTGATTTAATGTAATTGGCGAAAACACCATCGCCAATGCAATTTTGGATAGGTTGGCTCACCCCCCGCACCAAAGTGAATTAAACGGCGAAAGCCAAATAAAAAACTGTAGTTTTGTCACGCCAAATCGTTCATTGAAACCTTCACCTAAATTGGTGTCAGTACACCCATTTGAGGGGACAGGATGACCGGGTTATTCACAAGTTAATTGTACTTTTGATGATTATGGTTTTATGGAGGCTGCAAATATGTTTTTTATTTTTTATTTTCATTCCAGCGCTTTTATCAGGGCAGGTTTTTGAGGATAAGGCCGATAGTTTGCATATTGCCTTGCAAACAGCCAAAAGTACAAATCAGAAAACAGACCTCTTACTTGAACTTTCTGATGTTTATTCCGGATGGGATAATGTTAAGGCATTAAAATTTGCCCATGAAGCATATTTATTAAATGCCAATGATGGCGAGAAGGAATACAAATGGAAAACCAGCAGGAAACTTTCAAAAGCATATCAAAATCTTGATAGTTTAAACCAATCCAATAGGCTCGAACTGGAAGCATTAAATATCAGCCGGGAATTGGCTGATAAAGAAAAGATTGCCCTGTCGTTGAGCGCACTTGGCGGACGTATGTTGAGCATCGGGAGCTACCAGATGGCTGGAGAATACTTGTTCGAATCCCTGGATCTTTTCGAAAAAATGAAGGACTCATCGAATATTTCAACAGTAAACATTCTTATTGGCATCATTCATTATAAATTGGACAATCCAAACAAGGCCATAGAGTATTACAGAAAAGGACTTGACCTGGCACTCATTTTGAACAACCAAACGAACATTTCAGCTGCTTTAAACAATATTGCTGCTATTTACGAAAAACTTGAAGACTATGAACAGGCATTGTATTATTTTAAGCAGGCACTTGAACTCAACCAGCAAAGCGATAATTTTTTATGGATTGCCAATAATTTCCTCAATATTGGTATTGTAAATTACCGGCAGCAGCGATACGATACAAGCCTCATTTATTTCGATAAGGCAATTTCATTGTACGATTCTCTTGACAACGACGATGGGTTGGCCTCGGCATGGAGTTATGCCGGGAAAACCTATTTTCAGTTACATCAGAATGATTCCGCCTATTTTTATGCATCAAAGGCCATGCAGGTGGCAAAAATCAATAACTTAACTGATGAGTTGATGCAAACCAGCCTTTTCCTGGGGGAGTATTTTGAAACCATTGATGTTAAAGATAGCGCCACATATTACACGATTTTTTATTATCAACTCCGCGACAGCCTCAATAGCAAAGAGTATTTGCTGCAGGTCTCCAAACTGGAACAGCAATATGATTTTCAGAAACAACAACAAACCTTTGCCCTTAAGCAACAACGAAAGGATTTTGTAAAAATAATGATCATTGGTGGCCTGTCGGCCATATTGCTCATCATCGGCCTTTTGTACAGCCGATTGAAAATTAAGGCCAAGCATAACAAGCTAAAGGAGCAGCAAATGGAAAGAGAGCTGGAATTTAAAAACCAACAAAATGCTGCTGATGTTATTGGCCTTATGAAGCGAAACGAAATAATTTCTAAACTGAGCATTAAACTAAAAACAGTTGAAGACTCGGCCGGCAAGCAGGAAGTAAAAAATGCCATCCGCAAGATTTCTGCTGAGTTGAGGCTTGCTACAGAG encodes:
- a CDS encoding tetratricopeptide repeat protein, with translation MIMVLWRLQICFLFFIFIPALLSGQVFEDKADSLHIALQTAKSTNQKTDLLLELSDVYSGWDNVKALKFAHEAYLLNANDGEKEYKWKTSRKLSKAYQNLDSLNQSNRLELEALNISRELADKEKIALSLSALGGRMLSIGSYQMAGEYLFESLDLFEKMKDSSNISTVNILIGIIHYKLDNPNKAIEYYRKGLDLALILNNQTNISAALNNIAAIYEKLEDYEQALYYFKQALELNQQSDNFLWIANNFLNIGIVNYRQQRYDTSLIYFDKAISLYDSLDNDDGLASAWSYAGKTYFQLHQNDSAYFYASKAMQVAKINNLTDELMQTSLFLGEYFETIDVKDSATYYTIFYYQLRDSLNSKEYLLQVSKLEQQYDFQKQQQTFALKQQRKDFVKIMIIGGLSAILLIIGLLYSRLKIKAKHNKLKEQQMERELEFKNQQNAADVIGLMKRNEIISKLSIKLKTVEDSAGKQEVKNAIRKISAELRLATEKDIMPEFELRFKEVHKDFYDKLISNYPDLWPSELKLCAFLKLNLTTKEISELTGQTPTSIEKARYRLRRKLQITSPDTNLVSFLSAL